A region of Streptomyces sp. NBC_01788 DNA encodes the following proteins:
- a CDS encoding GNAT family N-acetyltransferase yields MPVPVIRHATPDDEDGLGRLDRRTWSTTHAVSPAPCRPYEPFFSHRSGPRDHLVAELDGRLVGYIRLGFPTELASNAHVRQIRGLAVAEEARGSGVGRALLRAAVEETRRRGARRITLRVLGHNTPARKLYESEGFVVEGVQPEEFHLDGAYVDDVFMGRFL; encoded by the coding sequence ATGCCGGTACCTGTCATACGCCACGCCACCCCCGACGACGAGGACGGCCTGGGCCGGCTCGACCGCCGGACCTGGTCCACGACGCACGCGGTCAGCCCGGCCCCGTGCCGGCCCTACGAGCCCTTCTTCAGCCACCGGTCGGGGCCGCGCGACCACCTGGTCGCCGAACTCGACGGCCGGCTGGTCGGATACATCCGCCTCGGCTTCCCCACAGAACTGGCGTCCAACGCGCACGTCCGGCAGATCCGCGGCCTCGCCGTGGCCGAGGAGGCCCGCGGCAGCGGAGTGGGGCGCGCCCTGCTGCGCGCCGCCGTCGAGGAGACCCGCCGCCGGGGCGCCCGCCGCATCACCCTGCGGGTGCTGGGCCACAACACCCCCGCCCGCAAGCTGTACGAGTCCGAGGGCTTCGTGGTGGAGGGCGTCCAGCCGGAGGAGTTCCACCTGGACGGCGCCTACGTCGACGACGTCTTCATGGGCCGCTTCCTGTGA
- a CDS encoding TIGR01777 family oxidoreductase, producing MERSRIAVAGASGLIGSALVRSLVADGHEVVRLVRRSARGADEVRWDPAGRYVDTAGLAGCDAVVNLAGAGVGDHRWTREYKKTIRDSRVLGTAALAEAVAALDTPPRVFVGGSAIGYYGDTGERAVDEEAPPGDGFLPQLCVEWEQAAAPAREAGIRTVFARTGLVVAREGGAWGRLFPLFKAGLGGRMGDGRQFWSFIALHDEVAALRHLLDTASLSGPVNLTAPQPLTNREITAAMGRVLGRPTPFPVPAPVLRAVLGEMAGDVLGSARVVPKRLLESGFSFAFPGIEDAVRAAL from the coding sequence ATGGAACGTTCGCGAATCGCGGTGGCCGGCGCGTCCGGTCTGATCGGCAGTGCCCTGGTGCGGTCCCTGGTCGCGGACGGGCACGAGGTGGTGCGCCTGGTGCGCCGTTCGGCCCGCGGCGCGGACGAGGTCCGCTGGGACCCCGCCGGCCGGTACGTGGACACGGCGGGGCTCGCCGGATGCGACGCGGTGGTCAACCTGGCGGGCGCGGGCGTGGGCGACCACCGGTGGACGCGGGAGTACAAGAAGACGATCCGGGACAGCCGGGTGCTCGGCACGGCGGCGCTCGCCGAGGCCGTCGCCGCCCTGGACACTCCCCCACGGGTGTTCGTCGGCGGCAGCGCGATCGGCTACTACGGCGACACCGGCGAGCGCGCCGTCGACGAGGAGGCGCCGCCCGGGGACGGTTTCCTGCCACAGCTGTGCGTGGAGTGGGAGCAGGCCGCGGCCCCCGCGCGGGAGGCGGGCATCCGGACGGTGTTCGCCCGCACCGGGCTGGTGGTGGCCCGTGAGGGCGGGGCGTGGGGGCGGCTGTTCCCGCTGTTCAAGGCCGGGTTGGGCGGGCGGATGGGAGACGGGCGGCAGTTCTGGTCGTTCATCGCGCTGCACGACGAGGTGGCGGCGTTGCGCCATCTGCTGGACACCGCGAGCCTGTCCGGGCCGGTCAACCTCACCGCGCCGCAGCCGCTGACGAACCGTGAGATCACCGCGGCCATGGGCCGGGTGCTGGGCCGGCCGACGCCGTTCCCGGTGCCGGCGCCGGTGCTGCGCGCGGTGCTCGGAGAGATGGCGGGCGATGTGCTGGGCAGCGCGCGGGTGGTGCCGAAGCGGCTGCTGGAGTCGGGGTTCTCGTTCGCCTTTCCGGGGATCGAGGACGCCGTCCGTGCGGCGCTGTGA
- a CDS encoding NAD(P)/FAD-dependent oxidoreductase — protein sequence MLEPAYQADVVVVGAGVAGLAAAHRLTSAGVTTAVLEAAPYVGGRMSTEKVDGFRLDRIGQLLNTSYPQLALSPGLDALVLRPFAPGVLLHNDGRRFRAGAPAHGGSARSALHVVRALASAPRPPVPRAAVPRPSAPGSSVPRSSAAPFFEGPPPGRRGIGAPLRLRAALGRIAATPVERLLSRPESTAREALAARGLPARTVDGFLRPLLAALLYDPELTTSSRSADLALHSFVSGRLCLPEGGAEVLPELLARTLPPGTVHTGVRVTSVSTTAVTTAEHGVIHCRAVLVATDARAAAELLPGLRVPDFHPVTVVHHTTDEPPETGAYLLLDADRGGPVAHTAVVSRVDPARAPAGRALVSSTVLGVPPADVDTAVRRHLSRLYGTSTARWETLAVHDTPEAVPAMRPPHDPRRPVRLLAGLYVCGDHRDTSTVQGALHSAHRAAAAILGDLGAGRPMHRADPAATAPRAAA from the coding sequence GTGCTTGAGCCCGCGTATCAGGCTGACGTCGTCGTCGTGGGAGCCGGGGTCGCCGGGCTCGCGGCAGCGCATCGGCTGACCAGCGCCGGAGTGACGACCGCGGTACTGGAGGCCGCCCCTTACGTGGGCGGCCGCATGTCGACCGAGAAGGTCGACGGGTTCCGGCTCGACCGGATCGGACAGCTGCTGAACACGTCGTATCCCCAACTGGCCCTGAGCCCGGGGCTCGACGCGCTCGTGCTGCGTCCGTTCGCGCCGGGGGTCCTGCTGCACAACGACGGACGGCGTTTCCGCGCGGGTGCTCCGGCACACGGCGGTAGCGCGAGGAGCGCACTTCACGTAGTGCGCGCCCTGGCGAGCGCCCCCCGCCCGCCGGTGCCCCGGGCGGCCGTTCCCCGGCCGTCGGCTCCCGGCTCGTCCGTCCCCCGCTCGTCCGCCGCGCCCTTCTTCGAGGGTCCGCCTCCCGGACGCCGCGGGATCGGCGCGCCGCTGCGGCTGCGTGCCGCGCTCGGCCGGATCGCCGCCACCCCGGTCGAACGGCTGCTGTCGCGACCGGAGTCGACCGCCCGGGAGGCGCTGGCCGCCCGCGGTCTGCCCGCCCGCACCGTCGACGGCTTCCTGCGTCCGCTGCTCGCGGCCCTGTTGTACGACCCGGAGCTCACCACGTCCAGCCGCAGCGCGGACCTCGCCCTGCACTCCTTCGTGAGCGGCCGGCTGTGCCTGCCGGAGGGCGGTGCCGAGGTCCTGCCGGAGCTGCTCGCGCGCACCCTGCCGCCCGGCACCGTGCACACCGGCGTACGGGTCACCTCGGTCTCCACGACCGCGGTGACCACCGCCGAGCACGGCGTGATCCACTGCCGGGCCGTGCTGGTCGCCACCGACGCGCGCGCCGCGGCCGAACTGCTGCCCGGGCTGCGCGTGCCGGACTTCCACCCGGTGACGGTGGTCCACCACACGACCGACGAGCCTCCGGAGACGGGCGCGTACCTGCTGCTCGACGCGGACCGCGGCGGCCCGGTGGCGCACACGGCGGTGGTCAGCCGCGTCGACCCCGCCCGCGCGCCCGCCGGCCGCGCCCTGGTGTCGTCGACGGTCCTGGGCGTGCCCCCGGCCGACGTCGACACGGCGGTACGCCGCCATCTGTCCCGCCTCTACGGCACCTCCACGGCCCGCTGGGAGACGCTCGCCGTGCATGACACCCCGGAGGCCGTCCCCGCCATGCGCCCGCCGCACGATCCGCGGCGCCCGGTGCGGCTCCTTGCGGGCCTGTACGTGTGCGGCGACCACCGGGACACCAGCACCGTCCAGGGGGCGCTGCACTCGGCCCACCGGGCCGCGGCGGCCATCCTGGGCGACCTGGGCGCCGGACGCCCCATGCACCGCGCGGACCCGGCGGCAACGGCCCCCCGAGCAGCCGCCTGA
- a CDS encoding regulator: MTERPAQRTPNRQLAALIAEAGFSNAGLARRVDQLGLEHGLDLRYDKTSVTRWLRGQQPRGTTPALIAEVFTRRLGRRLTAQDLGLDACAPVYAGLEFAATPEEAVDIVGGLWRKDCGSHAELRRIAFTPAGLVVPSRDWLIGRADDRVARVEAPPAARVPVQGRPERPALGVPDPSVPGMPQQRVRTERAPAGRAAGLKVTGGDIAALRSVGELFRTLDDLYGGGHARQALVRYLEHECEPMLRGTYGEQTGRRLFGAAADLTRLAGWTSYDIAAHGLAQRYFVQALRLAQAAGDRAYGAYVLVTMSRQAVYLGHGREAVQLARVAQQGLGGSAPPAVQALLHAAEARGHGVLGEVRACTASLVRAERCLEAARPGDEVPSWGRFDEAQLADESGHCHRDLQQYRAAAQHAERALQLRAPAHARSRLFCRVVLATARLGLGDLDQACRLAAEAATQAADMRSVRAVEYVKDFERRLEPYRDAPPVRGYRDRVAALG, from the coding sequence ATGACGGAACGACCCGCGCAGCGCACTCCCAACCGCCAGCTCGCCGCGCTCATCGCAGAAGCGGGATTCTCCAACGCGGGTCTGGCCCGTCGCGTCGACCAGCTCGGTCTCGAACACGGCCTGGACCTGAGATACGACAAGACGTCGGTCACCCGCTGGCTGCGCGGTCAGCAGCCGCGGGGGACCACGCCCGCCCTCATCGCGGAGGTCTTCACCCGGCGCCTGGGCCGCCGCCTGACGGCGCAGGACCTCGGTCTGGACGCCTGCGCCCCGGTGTACGCGGGGCTGGAGTTCGCCGCCACCCCGGAGGAGGCCGTCGACATCGTCGGCGGGCTGTGGCGCAAGGACTGCGGCAGCCACGCCGAGCTGCGCAGGATCGCCTTCACCCCGGCGGGGCTCGTCGTGCCCAGCCGGGACTGGCTGATCGGCCGGGCCGACGACCGGGTGGCCCGCGTCGAGGCGCCACCGGCCGCCCGGGTGCCCGTCCAGGGGCGCCCGGAGCGGCCCGCCCTCGGCGTGCCCGACCCCTCGGTGCCCGGCATGCCCCAACAGCGCGTCCGGACCGAACGCGCCCCGGCCGGACGAGCAGCGGGCCTGAAGGTCACCGGCGGCGACATCGCCGCCCTGCGCTCGGTCGGCGAGCTGTTCCGCACCCTCGACGACCTGTACGGCGGCGGCCACGCCCGCCAGGCCCTCGTGCGCTACCTGGAGCACGAGTGCGAGCCGATGCTGCGGGGCACCTACGGCGAGCAGACCGGCCGCCGGCTGTTCGGCGCCGCCGCCGACCTGACCCGGCTCGCCGGCTGGACGTCGTACGACATCGCCGCGCACGGGCTCGCCCAGCGCTACTTCGTGCAGGCGCTGCGGCTCGCCCAGGCCGCGGGCGACCGGGCCTACGGCGCGTATGTGCTGGTCACCATGAGCCGGCAGGCCGTCTACCTCGGGCACGGGCGGGAGGCCGTGCAGCTCGCGCGGGTGGCCCAGCAGGGGCTCGGCGGCTCGGCCCCGCCCGCGGTGCAGGCGCTGCTGCACGCAGCCGAGGCGCGCGGGCACGGCGTGCTGGGCGAGGTGCGCGCCTGCACGGCGTCCCTGGTGCGCGCCGAGCGCTGCCTGGAGGCGGCCAGGCCCGGGGACGAGGTGCCCTCCTGGGGCCGCTTCGACGAGGCCCAGCTGGCGGACGAGTCCGGGCACTGCCACCGGGATCTCCAGCAGTACCGCGCCGCCGCCCAGCACGCCGAGCGCGCCCTCCAGCTCCGCGCCCCGGCCCACGCCCGCAGCCGGCTGTTCTGCCGGGTGGTCCTGGCCACCGCCCGCCTGGGTCTCGGCGACCTGGACCAGGCCTGCCGCCTGGCCGCCGAGGCCGCGACCCAGGCCGCCGACATGCGCTCGGTGCGGGCGGTGGAGTACGTCAAGGACTTCGAACGCCGCCTGGAGCCGTACAGGGACGCACCCCCGGTACGCGGCTACCGCGACAGGGTGGCAGCGCTGGGCTGA
- the lipB gene encoding lipoyl(octanoyl) transferase LipB has protein sequence MSELRFVRMGFGAEAVDYVQAWDEQRRVHAARFADEVPDTVLLLEHPPVYTAGRRTEDSERPLDGTPVIDVDRGGKITWHGPGQLVGYPIQKLPRPVDVVAHVRRLEEALIRACADFGLETTRVEGRSGVWVLGDPVEQRPSLGGLSLDFDPRLADDEFDPRLNGPEYAPSNAGQRREDRKIAAIGIRVAKGVTMHGFALNVNPDNKWFDKIIPCGIRDAGVASLAAELGRDVTIEEVLPVVERHLQDVLENADLKPREIERATA, from the coding sequence GTGAGTGAGCTGCGGTTCGTCCGCATGGGATTCGGTGCCGAGGCCGTGGACTACGTCCAGGCCTGGGACGAGCAGCGCCGGGTGCACGCCGCCCGGTTCGCGGACGAGGTCCCCGACACCGTGCTGCTTCTGGAGCATCCCCCGGTCTACACGGCCGGCCGGCGGACCGAGGACAGCGAGCGCCCGCTCGACGGCACACCCGTCATCGACGTGGACCGCGGCGGCAAGATCACCTGGCACGGTCCCGGCCAGCTGGTCGGCTACCCGATCCAGAAGCTGCCCCGCCCGGTGGACGTGGTCGCCCACGTGCGCCGCCTGGAGGAGGCACTGATCCGCGCCTGCGCGGACTTCGGCCTGGAGACCACCCGCGTCGAGGGGCGCAGCGGCGTGTGGGTGCTCGGCGACCCGGTGGAGCAGCGGCCCTCCCTGGGCGGGCTGTCCCTGGACTTCGACCCGCGCCTGGCCGACGACGAGTTCGACCCCCGGCTGAACGGCCCGGAGTACGCCCCCTCCAACGCCGGCCAGCGCCGCGAGGACCGCAAGATCGCGGCGATCGGGATCCGGGTCGCCAAGGGCGTCACGATGCACGGCTTCGCGCTGAACGTGAACCCGGACAACAAGTGGTTCGACAAGATCATCCCGTGCGGCATCCGGGACGCGGGCGTCGCCTCGCTGGCGGCCGAACTGGGCCGGGACGTCACGATCGAGGAAGTACTGCCGGTCGTCGAACGGCACCTGCAGGACGTCCTGGAGAACGCGGACCTGAAGCCGCGGGAGATCGAGCGGGCCACCGCCTGA
- the lipA gene encoding lipoyl synthase, which produces MSAVAPDGRKMLRLEVRNSQTPIERKPEWIKTRAKMGPEYTKMQNLVKSEGLHTVCQEAGCPNIYECWEDREATFLIGGDQCTRRCDFCQIDTGKPEALDRDEPRRVGESVVTMDLNYATITGVARDDLEDGGAWLYAETVRQIHQQTADREDGRTKVELLAPDFNAVPEQLAEVFDSRPEVFAHNVETVPRIFKRIRPGFRYERSLKVITEARDFGLVTKSNLILGMGETREEVVEALKQLHDAGCELVTITQYLRPSVRHHPVERWVKPQEFVELKEEAEQIGFSGVMSGPLVRSSYRAGRLYRMAVEKRGTYIAAQAV; this is translated from the coding sequence GTGTCCGCAGTCGCACCCGACGGACGCAAGATGCTGCGCCTGGAGGTCCGCAACAGCCAGACCCCCATCGAGCGCAAGCCCGAGTGGATCAAGACCCGGGCGAAAATGGGTCCCGAGTACACCAAGATGCAGAACCTCGTGAAGAGCGAGGGCCTGCACACGGTCTGCCAGGAAGCCGGCTGCCCGAACATCTACGAGTGCTGGGAGGACCGCGAGGCGACCTTCCTCATCGGCGGCGACCAGTGCACCCGGCGCTGCGACTTCTGCCAGATCGACACCGGCAAGCCCGAGGCCCTGGACCGTGACGAGCCGCGCCGCGTCGGCGAGTCCGTGGTCACCATGGACCTCAACTACGCCACCATCACCGGCGTCGCCCGCGACGACCTGGAGGACGGCGGCGCCTGGCTGTACGCCGAGACCGTGCGCCAGATCCACCAGCAGACGGCGGACCGCGAGGACGGCCGTACGAAGGTCGAACTGCTCGCCCCGGACTTCAACGCCGTCCCCGAGCAGCTGGCCGAGGTCTTCGACTCCCGCCCCGAGGTCTTCGCGCACAACGTCGAGACGGTGCCCCGGATCTTCAAGCGGATCCGCCCCGGTTTCCGCTACGAGCGCTCCCTGAAGGTCATCACCGAGGCCCGCGACTTCGGCCTGGTGACCAAGTCCAACCTCATCCTCGGCATGGGCGAGACCCGCGAGGAGGTGGTCGAGGCACTCAAGCAGCTCCACGACGCGGGCTGCGAGCTGGTCACCATCACCCAGTACCTGCGCCCCTCGGTGCGCCACCACCCGGTGGAGCGGTGGGTCAAGCCGCAGGAGTTCGTGGAGCTGAAGGAGGAGGCCGAGCAGATCGGCTTCTCGGGCGTGATGTCGGGTCCGCTGGTACGGTCCTCCTACCGCGCCGGCCGGCTGTACCGGATGGCCGTCGAGAAGCGGGGCACGTACATCGCCGCCCAGGCGGTCTGA
- a CDS encoding SCO2195 family GlnR-regulated protein codes for MQAVHVRATAIPSFTVALRAVESLLMSSGQRTARRNAWNSVLEDRRRAKDRVEAQRVLDQFPAVGP; via the coding sequence ATGCAGGCCGTGCACGTTCGTGCCACCGCGATCCCGTCCTTCACCGTCGCACTGCGCGCGGTCGAGTCCCTGCTCATGAGCAGCGGCCAGCGCACCGCCCGCCGCAACGCCTGGAACTCCGTCCTGGAGGACCGCCGCCGGGCCAAGGACCGCGTCGAGGCGCAGCGGGTCCTCGACCAGTTCCCCGCCGTCGGCCCCTGA
- a CDS encoding DUF4191 domain-containing protein, which yields MARKDNAAEAANPGRLKQIALTYKMTRKADSKIGLVLAGVFIITFGVLLGIGFAIGHPVYLGILGVLLAFLATAIIFGRRAETAAFGQMEGQPGAAAAVLDNVGRGWTTTPAVAMNRSQDVVHRAVGKAGIVLVAEGNPNRVKSLLAAEKKKMNRIVVDVPVHDVIVGDGEGQVPLKKLRTTLLKFPRVLTGPQVTSTNDRLRALGDLMSNMPVPKGPMPRGMRMPKGGPKAR from the coding sequence ATGGCGAGGAAGGACAACGCAGCCGAGGCTGCCAACCCCGGGCGACTGAAGCAGATCGCTCTGACCTACAAGATGACCCGCAAGGCCGACAGCAAGATCGGTCTGGTACTCGCGGGTGTCTTCATCATCACCTTCGGTGTCCTTCTCGGGATCGGCTTCGCGATCGGTCACCCGGTCTACCTCGGCATCCTGGGCGTGCTGCTCGCCTTCCTCGCGACGGCGATCATCTTCGGACGCCGGGCCGAGACCGCCGCGTTCGGGCAGATGGAGGGCCAGCCGGGCGCCGCCGCGGCGGTCCTGGACAACGTGGGCCGCGGCTGGACCACCACTCCGGCGGTGGCCATGAACCGCAGCCAGGACGTGGTGCACCGCGCGGTCGGCAAGGCCGGCATCGTGCTGGTCGCCGAGGGCAACCCGAACCGGGTGAAGTCCCTGCTCGCCGCCGAGAAGAAGAAGATGAACCGGATCGTCGTGGACGTCCCGGTGCACGACGTGATCGTGGGCGACGGCGAGGGCCAGGTCCCGCTGAAGAAGCTGCGCACGACCCTGCTGAAGTTCCCGCGCGTGCTGACCGGCCCGCAGGTCACCTCCACCAACGACCGGCTGCGCGCCCTCGGCGACCTGATGAGCAACATGCCGGTGCCGAAGGGTCCGATGCCCAGGGGCATGCGGATGCCGAAGGGCGGCCCGAAGGCCCGCTGA
- a CDS encoding RDD family protein, which produces MDNRQAMGSWLSGPRAAMEDAGADFGHRGQQLGLPEQGAGSIAGPGRRLGALAVDWALCLWIAYGLITHGYHQATSNWALLIFLALGVLTVGTIGFTPGKRLFGLRVVALATGRVQPLRALLRTVLLCLAVPALIWDRDGRGLHDRLAGTVEVRI; this is translated from the coding sequence GTGGACAACAGGCAAGCAATGGGATCATGGCTGTCCGGCCCACGCGCGGCCATGGAGGACGCCGGCGCGGACTTCGGCCACCGCGGTCAGCAGCTGGGGCTGCCGGAGCAGGGAGCCGGTTCGATCGCGGGTCCGGGACGGCGGCTCGGCGCCCTGGCCGTCGACTGGGCGCTGTGCCTGTGGATCGCCTACGGCCTGATCACGCACGGCTATCACCAGGCCACCAGCAACTGGGCGCTGCTCATCTTCCTGGCGCTGGGCGTCCTCACCGTCGGCACGATCGGGTTCACGCCCGGCAAGCGCCTGTTCGGCCTGCGTGTGGTCGCCCTGGCCACCGGCCGCGTCCAGCCGCTGCGCGCCCTGCTGCGCACGGTCCTGTTGTGCCTGGCCGTTCCCGCCCTGATCTGGGACCGCGACGGCCGCGGCCTGCACGACCGGCTGGCGGGCACGGTGGAGGTCCGCATCTAG
- the glnA gene encoding type I glutamate--ammonia ligase, which produces MFQNADEAKKYIADEDVKFIDVRFCDLPGVMQHFTLPAEAFDPDEEQAFDGSSIRGFQAIHESDMSLRADLSTARVDPFRRDKTLNINFFIHDPITGEQYSRDPRNVARKAEAYLASTGIADTAFFGPEAEFYVFDNVRFRTAENESFYHIDSEAGAWNTGALENNRGYKVRYKGGYFPVPPVDHFADLRAEISLELAKSGLQVERQHHEVGTAGQAEINYKFNTLLAAADDLQLFKYIVKNVAWRNGKTATFMPKPIFGDNGSGMHVHQSLWSGGEPLFYDEAGYAGLSDTARYYIGGILRHAPALLAFTNPTVNSYHRLVPGFEAPVNLVYSQRNRSAAMRIPITGSNPKAKRVEFRAPDASGNPYLAFASLLLAGLDGIKNKIEPAEPIDKDLYELAPEEHANVAQVPTSLEAVLQALEADHEFLLQGDVFTPDLIETWVDLKRTSEIAPLQLRPHPHEFELYFDV; this is translated from the coding sequence ATGTTCCAGAACGCCGACGAGGCCAAGAAGTACATCGCGGACGAGGACGTCAAGTTCATCGACGTGCGGTTCTGCGACCTGCCGGGCGTCATGCAGCACTTCACGTTGCCCGCCGAGGCGTTCGACCCCGACGAGGAGCAGGCGTTCGACGGGTCCTCGATCCGCGGCTTCCAGGCCATCCACGAGTCCGACATGTCCCTGCGTGCCGACCTGTCCACCGCGCGGGTGGACCCGTTCCGCCGGGACAAGACCCTCAACATCAACTTCTTCATCCACGACCCGATCACCGGTGAGCAGTACTCCCGTGACCCGCGGAACGTGGCGAGGAAGGCCGAGGCGTACCTGGCGTCCACCGGGATCGCCGACACCGCGTTCTTCGGCCCCGAGGCGGAGTTCTACGTCTTCGACAACGTCCGGTTCCGGACCGCCGAGAACGAGTCCTTCTACCACATCGACTCCGAGGCGGGCGCCTGGAACACCGGCGCGCTGGAGAACAACCGCGGCTACAAGGTCCGCTACAAGGGCGGCTACTTCCCGGTCCCGCCGGTCGACCACTTCGCCGACCTGCGTGCCGAGATCTCCCTGGAGCTGGCGAAGAGCGGTCTGCAGGTCGAGCGCCAGCACCACGAGGTGGGCACCGCCGGCCAGGCCGAGATCAACTACAAGTTCAACACGCTGCTCGCCGCCGCCGACGACCTCCAGCTCTTCAAGTACATCGTGAAGAACGTCGCCTGGCGCAACGGCAAGACGGCGACCTTCATGCCGAAGCCGATCTTCGGCGACAACGGCTCGGGCATGCACGTGCACCAGTCGCTGTGGAGCGGTGGCGAGCCGCTGTTCTACGACGAGGCCGGCTACGCGGGCCTGTCGGACACCGCCCGCTACTACATCGGCGGCATCCTCAGGCACGCCCCGGCGCTGCTCGCGTTCACCAACCCGACGGTGAACTCGTACCACCGCCTGGTGCCGGGCTTCGAGGCCCCGGTGAACCTGGTGTACTCGCAGCGCAACCGCTCCGCCGCGATGCGCATCCCGATCACCGGCTCGAACCCGAAGGCCAAGCGCGTGGAGTTCCGCGCGCCGGACGCCTCCGGCAACCCGTACCTGGCCTTCGCGTCGCTGCTGCTGGCCGGCCTGGACGGCATCAAGAACAAGATCGAGCCGGCCGAGCCGATCGACAAGGACCTGTACGAGCTGGCGCCCGAGGAGCACGCCAACGTCGCCCAGGTCCCGACCTCGCTGGAGGCCGTCCTCCAGGCCCTGGAGGCCGACCACGAGTTCCTGCTCCAGGGCGACGTGTTCACGCCCGACCTGATCGAGACGTGGGTCGACCTCAAGCGCACGAGCGAGATCGCCCCGCTGCAGCTGCGTCCGCACCCGCACGAGTTCGAGCTGTACTTCGACGTGTGA
- a CDS encoding SCO2583/SCO2584 N-terminal domain-containing protein, translating into MTEHDDLEREFDHRWARAAEHKEPSARARMLAARWKDNPPGPVPFRAAPDPVAPRRSPWISTVLVLGCVAAVIALLGYGRTHGYL; encoded by the coding sequence ATGACCGAGCACGACGACCTTGAGCGGGAGTTCGATCACCGGTGGGCGCGTGCCGCCGAGCACAAGGAGCCGTCCGCCCGAGCCCGGATGCTCGCCGCGCGCTGGAAGGACAACCCGCCGGGGCCGGTCCCGTTCCGCGCCGCCCCGGACCCGGTCGCCCCGCGCCGCTCCCCGTGGATATCCACGGTCCTGGTACTCGGCTGCGTCGCCGCGGTGATCGCGCTGCTTGGCTACGGCCGTACACACGGCTACCTCTGA
- the htpX gene encoding zinc metalloprotease HtpX, whose product MQSRFRSDRRLTVRMGVTLFLLGLLYVAFVAVLIVLLKSWVLVVVIAACVLGAQYWFSDRIALFAMHGQVVEREEYPQLHAVVDRLCAMADMPKPTVAVSSMDMPNAFATGRNPDNAVVCVTTGLLRRLEPAELEGVLAHELSHVAHKDVAVITVASFLGVVAGLVVRFAFYSELFGGRGRKDQNTLALFAMVMGVSAAVYAISFLLIRALSRYRELAADRAAALLTGRPSALASALTKVTGDIGRIPSEDLRTAQAFNAFYFTPALGAEPGISRLFSTHPTLERRLEELARISAELGEAATPGKAG is encoded by the coding sequence ATGCAGAGCCGCTTCCGGAGCGACCGACGGCTGACGGTGCGCATGGGGGTCACGCTGTTCCTGCTCGGGTTGCTCTACGTGGCGTTCGTGGCCGTGCTGATCGTGCTGCTGAAGTCCTGGGTGCTGGTCGTGGTGATCGCGGCCTGCGTGCTCGGCGCCCAGTACTGGTTCTCCGACCGGATCGCCCTGTTCGCGATGCACGGCCAGGTGGTGGAGCGGGAGGAGTATCCCCAGCTCCACGCGGTGGTCGACCGGTTGTGCGCCATGGCGGACATGCCCAAGCCCACCGTCGCCGTGTCCAGCATGGACATGCCGAATGCATTCGCGACCGGGCGGAACCCGGACAACGCCGTGGTGTGCGTGACCACGGGGCTGCTGCGGCGGCTGGAACCGGCCGAGCTCGAGGGCGTGCTCGCGCACGAGCTGTCGCACGTGGCGCACAAGGACGTCGCCGTGATCACGGTGGCCTCCTTCCTCGGGGTGGTCGCGGGCCTGGTCGTACGGTTCGCCTTCTACTCGGAGCTGTTCGGCGGGCGCGGGCGCAAGGACCAGAACACCCTTGCCCTGTTCGCCATGGTGATGGGCGTCTCGGCGGCCGTGTACGCGATCAGCTTCCTGCTGATCCGGGCGCTGTCCCGGTACCGGGAGCTGGCCGCGGACCGGGCGGCGGCGCTGCTGACCGGCCGGCCCTCGGCGCTGGCCTCCGCGCTCACCAAGGTGACCGGTGACATCGGCCGGATCCCGTCCGAGGACCTGCGCACCGCACAGGCCTTCAACGCCTTCTACTTCACTCCGGCGCTGGGCGCCGAGCCCGGCATCTCCCGGCTGTTCTCCACCCACCCGACCCTGGAGCGGCGGCTGGAGGAGCTGGCGCGGATCTCCGCCGAGCTGGGTGAGGCCGCGACGCCGGGGAAGGCGGGCTGA